From a region of the Helianthus annuus cultivar XRQ/B chromosome 5, HanXRQr2.0-SUNRISE, whole genome shotgun sequence genome:
- the LOC118492254 gene encoding uncharacterized protein LOC118492254 — MIGSLDCRQWRWYNCPTAWRGQHTRGDQKGPTLVLQGVASYDLWVWSAFFGVAGCFNDINTLEASPLIEGYISGTIPKAGFHANGNDYEHGYYLGDGIYPEYSIIVKTFSETFDEKRKYFKKLQESSRKDIERCFGVLQQRWHFIRNPCRMWHKDKIRMAMYACIILHNMIIEDDGKAICQNYIPEDLVELPQATTEERLANAQLLRSREIHNALKADLVEHAWAIRPIRLNNDHDEDSEEEVGEEFEDGNFEDVGLDAGENEEEEGENEDDTEE; from the coding sequence atgattggtagcttggattgtcgtcaatggcgttggtataattgtccaaccgcatggcgaggtcaacatacacggggtgatcaaaaagggccaactttggtattacaaggtgttgcgtcatacgacctttgggtttggtcggccttCTTTGGTGTAGCCGGGTGTTTTAACGATATTAATACGTTAGAGGCTTCACCATTAATCGAGGGCTACATTTCTGGAACTATACCAAAGGCCGGTTTCCATGCAAACGGGAACGATTACGAGCATGGCTACTACTTGGGCGATGGTATCTACCCCGAGTATTCGATTATTGTTAAAACGTTTTCTGAAACTTTCGATGAAAAAAGaaagtattttaaaaaattacaggagtcttcgagaaaggacatcgagaggtgttttggggttctacaGCAACGATGGCATTTTATCAGAAATCCTTGTCGCATGTGGCATAAGGATAAAATACGAATGGCCATGTATGCTTGCATCATTTTGCATAATATGATCATTGAGGATGATGGAAAAGCGATATGCCAAAACTATATTCCCGAAGATTTGGTCGAACTACCCCAAGCGACAACGGAAGAGAGACTCGCAAATGCTCAACTACTGCGATCTAGAGAAATACATAACGCGTTGAAGGCGGATTTGGTTGAGCATGCTTGGGCGATTCGCCCAATTCGATTAAACAATGATCACGACGAAGATTCCGAGGAAGAAGTGGGGGAGGAATTCGAAGACGGGAACTTTGAAGACGTAGGTTTAGATGCTGGagaaaacgaagaggaagaaggagagaacgAAGATGACACCGaagaataa